Part of the Kamptonema formosum PCC 6407 genome, GAAATTAAATAATAAGCAAAAAACGCTAATAATGCAATACAAGCACTATAAATGAATTTGGTTTCTGGCTAAATTAAGCCGGGACTTTCAAATATCATCCTAATTTTTCAGTGTAATTAACGAGGAAAACGGGAAAATTTAGTTGTTAACTCTACCTATTTTAACGTCCGGTAGATTTCTCTTACAGAACTGAAACTATCCTGATTCATGATTATATCGAAACTTAGATTTGAGCTTAATTACCACTAATACGAGCGTTCAATTTGACAGTAACTTTAATTCTCTCGCCTAAGTTTGCTCCTTCTCAATATTGCTAAGGAGTTTCCACACATTCAAGAGGTTTATTATGGAAGAAAAAACGATCCACATTTTACTGGTAGAGGATGATGAAGTTGATGTCATGAATATCCGCCGAGCCTTTAAAAAGAATAATATTATTAATCCCCTCTACATGGCAGCAAATGGGCTGGAGGCACTGGCGATGCTGCGTGGCGAGGGAGAGGGACTGGCGGTTCCTTCCTTGCGCCGATTAGTATTGCTGGACTTGAATATGCCTAAAATGAATGGGATAGAGTTTTTGCGAGAATTGCGGTTAGACGATAAGCTGAAGTCGATTCCTGTAATTGTTTTGACAACTTCTAATGAGGATAGGGATAAAGTAGAAGCTTATAACCTGAATGTAGCGGGCTATATTCTTAAACCGGTGACGTTCTCTAATTTTGTTGAAACGATCGCGACGCTAAATAAATACTGGATGCTAAGTGAAATGCCGTAACTGTTAGTGGTTATTTGTTGGTTGTTAGTGGTTAGTTGTTAGTTGTTGGTGGTTAGTGGTTAGTTGTTTTTATTAATAGTTAGTAGTGCTTGGCAATTAGCGATTAACGACCAACAGTTAGAAAATAAGAACCCATAACTAACAGTGAGATGAATAACGAACAAACAGCTAACTACGAATAATTAACAATAAAAAAAGAGCGACCAGCAATCAGAATGATAACAGACAGCTAGCTACTAAAAATTAACAGCTAACAACTAAGAATTAATAACAACAATTAATAACTAACAACCACAAGCTAAAAAAACTAACAACTAAAAACCAACAACTAACAATTATGGAAGAATCTCTAAAAGTTTTGATAGTTGATGACGATGAAGTGGATCGGATGGCAGTCCGCCGAGCCCTAAAAATTGCTGGTGTGCGAGTGGAAATTGCCGAAGCTGGGGGCAGTGCGGAGGCGAGAGTGCTGCTGTTAGCAGCTCATAATGAGCTAACTAATTCTGCGGAAGAAATGGCAAGCGCTAAACCATTTGATTGTGCCTTTCTAGACTATCGCTTGCCAGATGGGGATGGTCTAAAGTTGGTAAAAACTATTAGGGAAGCAGGAATTAAAATCCCGTTAATTGTGTTAACTGGTCAAGGAGATGAACAAATTGCTGTAGAACTAATGAAAGCGGGTGCTTCCGATTATATTGCTAAAGCTAAGTTGTCTCCTGAAAATTTGTCCCGAAGCTTGCAAAATGCGATCAGAATTTACCGTGCTGAAACTAAAGCTACGCAAGCTTCGCAAAAGCTAAAAGAAAGTGAAGAACGTTACAGATTAGTTCTGGAAGGTGCTAATGATGGGATTTGGGATTGGGATTTAAGTAAAAATGAGGTTTACTGGAACGATCGCCTGCTGGAAATAGTGGGTTTGTCGCGCTCTGAATTTGGAAGTGCGATCGAGGCTTTTTTCGATCGCCTTCATCCAGAGGACTACGAGAGTACAAGAAAAGCTCTGGAAGCTCATCTGGAAACGGGCACAGAATATAATGTTGAATTTCGCTTGTTGCACTCTTCCGATGTTTACCGCTACTGTACTGGTAGGGGAAAGGCGCAACGGAATCAGCAGGGAAAAGCACTACGGATGGCGGGTATTATTAGTGATATTAGCGATCGCAAGTTGGCAGAAGCAGCTCTAGAAAGGGAACGCCAACAACTGCGGCAAATAATCGCTTGCGTGCCTGTACCGATGGCGATGTTTGATAAAGAAATGCGCTATCAGGCTCACTCTCAAAGGTGGCTGACTCAATATAATTTAGAAGGGCAATCTATCCTCAACCGTAGCTATTATGAAGTATTGCCAGATATTCCCGATCGCTGGAGGAAGATGCACGAGCGATCGCTCACTGGTGAGGTAGTTTCAGTCAGCGAAGATGCTTGGAAACGCGAGGATGGCTCGACTGTATTCCTACGTTGGGCAATTCACCCCTGGTATGCTCCAGATGGTGAAGTTGGGGGTATTGTCCTAGTTAGCGATCGCATTAATGAGTTGGTAGAGGCGCGGGAAGCGGCGATCGAAGCTAGTCGCGTAAAATCCCAATTTTTGGCTAACATGAGCCATGAGATCCGTACTCCTATGAATGGAGTTTTGGGAATGGCACAACTGTTATTACGCCTTTCCTTAGAGGCGAAACCGAGAGAATACGCTCAGACAATTTATCGCAGTGCCGAACATCTACTTTCTGTGATCAATGATATCCTCGATTTCTCTAAGATTGAAGCCGGGGAAATGCGCCTGGAAACCTTAGATTTCGATTTGGATGTTTGCATTGAATCGATGGTGGAAATGGTGGTAGCAACGGCTGAAGAAAAAGGGTTAGAACTGAATGTTTTAATTGAAAGCTCTGTTCCCCGACAGTTGCAAGGCGATCCTGGAAGGCTCAAGCAGATTTTGTTGAATTTGGTAAATAATGCTATCAAGTTTACAGATCGCGGTCAAGTTTTAGTCAGAGTATCTCTCAAGAGCTCAACAGTCGATCGAAAGCTGATCTTTTCTGTGCGCGATAGTGGAATTGGCATTTCCCCAGAAGGGCAAAAAAAGCTGTTCCAGTCATTTTCTCAGGTCGATGGCTCGCCGACAAGACAATACGGCGGTACTGGTTTAGGTTTGGTGATTTGCAAACAGTTAGTGGAGATGATGGGAGGCGAAATTGGGGTTCGCACTTCTGTGGGTAAGGGTTCTAATTTCTGGTTTACAATACCTTTGCAGATGCAACCACAGCCTGTAGAGCGATCGCGAGGTTCCCAGATTGCGGGTAAACGGTTGTTAGTGGTATCCCATAGTGCTGTAACCAGGGCGGTAGCGCGGGCGATCGCGGAGGCGCGGGGGGCCTACTGCACTGAAGCGGAAGATGCGAGGACTGTTTTAGCGGTGTTGGAGGAGGCTAATTCTGGAGCTCGTAGGGAGCAAGAGCACTACACGGCGGTATTTCTGGATCTGCAACTACCCCAATTAGATACCCAAGGGTTTGCGGCTTTTGTGCGATCGCTGTTAGTAAAACCCCTGCTGATTGGGGTGACTTCGCTGCGCGATCGACACAAAGCAGAGGCACTTTGCTCTCTAGGCGCTGCTAGCTACTTGATTAAACCGCTGAGAGCTTCCCAGTTTTGTGACAGCCTTTTACCAGCAACAACCAAAGAAGAGGAAGAAAAGTTTTCTTATGTCACCAGTCAAGATAATTCTACTAAACCTAATTATCAATTGCCCCTTTCTAATAGTCAATTATCCGTAAAAATTCTCTTAGCTGAAGATCACTATATTAACCAACAAGTTATTCTCAATCAACTCATGGTTTTGGGCTATCAAGCCGACTGTGCAGCTAACGGTCAAGAAGCGCTAAAAATGCTCGAACTTCAAACCTATGATGTAGTGCTAATGGATTGCCAAATGCCGATCCTTGACGGTTATGCAACTACGAAAAAATTGAGGGAGCAAGAAGCCAATAAGGAGCGAGAGAACTCCGCTCATAAGACTGTTGTAATTGCTCTCACTGCCCATGCAATGCCAGGGGAACGTGAGAAGTGTTTGGCAGCAGGGATGGACGATTATCTCAGCAAACCCGTCGATATAGAAGACTTGGCAGCAATCCTAAAAAAATATGAATCGATCGCTAATAAGTATGAGAATAT contains:
- a CDS encoding response regulator gives rise to the protein MEEKTIHILLVEDDEVDVMNIRRAFKKNNIINPLYMAANGLEALAMLRGEGEGLAVPSLRRLVLLDLNMPKMNGIEFLRELRLDDKLKSIPVIVLTTSNEDRDKVEAYNLNVAGYILKPVTFSNFVETIATLNKYWMLSEMP
- a CDS encoding response regulator, which gives rise to MEESLKVLIVDDDEVDRMAVRRALKIAGVRVEIAEAGGSAEARVLLLAAHNELTNSAEEMASAKPFDCAFLDYRLPDGDGLKLVKTIREAGIKIPLIVLTGQGDEQIAVELMKAGASDYIAKAKLSPENLSRSLQNAIRIYRAETKATQASQKLKESEERYRLVLEGANDGIWDWDLSKNEVYWNDRLLEIVGLSRSEFGSAIEAFFDRLHPEDYESTRKALEAHLETGTEYNVEFRLLHSSDVYRYCTGRGKAQRNQQGKALRMAGIISDISDRKLAEAALERERQQLRQIIACVPVPMAMFDKEMRYQAHSQRWLTQYNLEGQSILNRSYYEVLPDIPDRWRKMHERSLTGEVVSVSEDAWKREDGSTVFLRWAIHPWYAPDGEVGGIVLVSDRINELVEAREAAIEASRVKSQFLANMSHEIRTPMNGVLGMAQLLLRLSLEAKPREYAQTIYRSAEHLLSVINDILDFSKIEAGEMRLETLDFDLDVCIESMVEMVVATAEEKGLELNVLIESSVPRQLQGDPGRLKQILLNLVNNAIKFTDRGQVLVRVSLKSSTVDRKLIFSVRDSGIGISPEGQKKLFQSFSQVDGSPTRQYGGTGLGLVICKQLVEMMGGEIGVRTSVGKGSNFWFTIPLQMQPQPVERSRGSQIAGKRLLVVSHSAVTRAVARAIAEARGAYCTEAEDARTVLAVLEEANSGARREQEHYTAVFLDLQLPQLDTQGFAAFVRSLLVKPLLIGVTSLRDRHKAEALCSLGAASYLIKPLRASQFCDSLLPATTKEEEEKFSYVTSQDNSTKPNYQLPLSNSQLSVKILLAEDHYINQQVILNQLMVLGYQADCAANGQEALKMLELQTYDVVLMDCQMPILDGYATTKKLREQEANKERENSAHKTVVIALTAHAMPGEREKCLAAGMDDYLSKPVDIEDLAAILKKYESIANKYENMDNNYEIKSVNNENSSYLEADNLNSSAKTDIEITLLQTIPNETTSPLDFLEDTELDLLLDRKRLQQIGKVNTTLPKRLLQAFIDSVQVDIESAKVALLAKNWNAVEHQAHRIKGTASNVGVRLMAKLAAQLEDRARDCQNQPLPESQTIDGGEELLATLSSHLARVKTFIQSRNW